One stretch of Planococcus sp. PAMC 21323 DNA includes these proteins:
- a CDS encoding lipopolysaccharide biosynthesis protein — MNEKISLKKKAAGGIYWTVLDFLGYQGIQFFIQIILARLLLPEHFGLIGIVLIFINISNSLVDSGFSQALIRDKNTTNRDYSTIFYFNIMLSIFIYLLLFASSKPISLFFDEPAIVNILKVFGLLIILNALGIVKKVVLTKNLNFKYLTKINLFSNGVSGVIAVYLASIGMGIWVLVIHNLLSKTIYLVLIWRSSEWTPSLTFSKISLKKYYSFGIRLLISNLIDSIYRNSLSAIIGKQYSATQLGYYTNAVKLKDMISQSISVAVQRVSYPVLSTIQDDNDRLRESYRKIIKLSVFFHFPLIFGTAAIAPVLVLLIFGEKWIPMVSYFQILSVAGLLYPLQAINFNILQIKNRSDLFIKLELIKKTVFTVLLVIAIFSESGILGLMVASVINSYVSLFISAYTSGKEINYNLYLQLKDVYPTLINSIIMGFFVWLAGEYLNQSAVFLMIVQIITGIFIYIVLSFLFNKKEIQTLKNFLKHFNIVKERV, encoded by the coding sequence ATGAATGAAAAAATATCTCTAAAGAAAAAAGCAGCAGGAGGAATATATTGGACTGTTCTAGATTTTTTAGGATATCAAGGTATTCAGTTCTTTATTCAAATTATTTTAGCTAGGTTACTTTTACCAGAACACTTCGGTTTAATTGGAATTGTTTTAATATTTATAAACATCTCTAATTCTTTAGTTGATAGTGGATTCTCACAAGCATTAATAAGAGATAAAAATACGACTAACAGAGATTATTCAACAATTTTTTACTTTAATATTATGCTATCAATATTTATTTATTTACTTTTATTCGCAAGTTCTAAGCCTATAAGTTTATTTTTTGATGAACCAGCTATAGTTAATATTTTAAAAGTATTTGGGTTATTAATTATTCTAAATGCTTTAGGAATAGTTAAAAAAGTTGTTTTAACAAAAAATCTGAATTTTAAATACCTAACAAAAATAAATTTGTTTTCTAATGGTGTCTCTGGAGTTATAGCTGTATATTTAGCTTCAATTGGAATGGGAATCTGGGTTTTAGTTATTCATAATTTATTAAGTAAAACTATATATTTAGTACTCATATGGAGAAGTTCAGAATGGACACCAAGTTTGACGTTTAGTAAAATCTCTCTAAAAAAATATTATAGCTTTGGGATAAGACTATTAATTTCAAATCTAATTGACTCAATTTATCGTAACTCTTTAAGTGCAATAATTGGTAAGCAATATTCTGCAACTCAACTTGGTTATTATACAAATGCTGTAAAACTAAAAGACATGATTTCACAATCGATATCTGTGGCAGTTCAACGCGTATCATATCCTGTGTTATCTACTATACAAGATGACAATGATCGATTAAGAGAATCATATAGAAAAATTATAAAGTTATCTGTATTCTTTCATTTCCCCCTTATATTCGGAACGGCAGCAATTGCTCCTGTATTAGTTTTATTAATATTCGGAGAAAAATGGATTCCTATGGTGAGCTATTTTCAAATTCTAAGTGTTGCGGGGCTACTTTATCCTCTTCAAGCGATAAATTTTAATATTTTACAAATAAAGAATAGATCAGATTTATTTATTAAATTAGAACTTATAAAAAAAACTGTTTTCACAGTCTTGCTTGTAATAGCTATTTTTTCGGAATCAGGAATCTTAGGTTTAATGGTTGCTTCAGTTATAAATTCGTATGTTAGTTTATTTATAAGTGCCTACACTTCTGGAAAAGAGATTAATTATAACTTATATTTACAATTAAAAGACGTTTATCCAACATTGATTAATTCAATAATAATGGGTTTTTTCGTTTGGTTAGCTGGAGAATATTTAAATCAATCAGCTGTTTTTTTAATGATAGTTCAAATAATTACAGGGATATTTATATATATAGTCCTGTCATTTCTATTTAACAAAAAAGAAATTCAGACATTAAAAAATTTCCTTAAGCATTTTAATATAGTAAAGGAGCGAGTGTAA